A genomic region of Planococcus kocurii contains the following coding sequences:
- a CDS encoding F0F1 ATP synthase subunit epsilon gives MKTITVNIVTPDGPVYDSEVSMVIAVTATGEMGILPGHIPTVAPLGIGAVRLKKDNSTELVAVNGGFLEIRPEKVTILAQSAERATDIDLSRAQESAKRAEALLQANKDEIDFKRAELALKRAMNRINVYEGNV, from the coding sequence ATGAAGACCATTACAGTCAATATTGTCACTCCCGACGGCCCGGTATACGATTCAGAAGTATCTATGGTTATTGCAGTTACAGCAACAGGTGAGATGGGTATTTTACCAGGTCACATTCCAACAGTAGCTCCTCTTGGAATCGGTGCAGTCCGATTAAAGAAAGACAACTCGACAGAATTAGTTGCGGTAAACGGCGGATTTCTTGAAATCCGTCCTGAAAAAGTGACTATCCTTGCACAATCGGCTGAACGCGCAACAGACATCGATCTGTCTCGTGCTCAGGAATCCGCTAAACGTGCAGAAGCACTTTTACAGGCAAATAAAGATGAAATCGACTTTAAACGTGCAGAATTGGCGTTAAAGCGTGCGATGAATCGTATCAACGTTTATGAGGGTAATGTTTAA
- a CDS encoding DUF1146 family protein yields MENMIGQTALISIFSHIFFTGVAFYAMRALMFEKFIHKHHVLQAQILYIFLSISIGTMVSTFFLNISSWSRQLPYLF; encoded by the coding sequence ATGGAAAACATGATTGGACAAACAGCATTGATTTCTATTTTTAGCCATATTTTCTTCACCGGGGTTGCTTTTTATGCGATGCGTGCATTAATGTTTGAAAAATTTATTCACAAGCATCATGTGTTACAGGCCCAAATTCTATATATTTTTCTTAGTATTTCAATAGGGACAATGGTATCTACTTTTTTCCTAAATATTTCATCTTGGTCTAGGCAATTGCCTTATCTGTTTTAA
- the murA gene encoding UDP-N-acetylglucosamine 1-carboxyvinyltransferase: MDQIIVKGGQKLKGKVRVEGAKNAVLPVLAGALLASKGSSVIKEVPNLADVYTIQEVLKSLNVSIEYFPEKNEMLIDSSATLSSEAQFEYVRKMRASILVMGPVLARNGFARVALPGGCAIGSRPIDQHLKGFEAMGASITFGNGFVEAKTVGRLRGAKIYLDFPSVGATENIMMAAALAEGTTLIENAAKEPEIVDLANYINEMGGRVIGAGTDTMRIEGVEEMHGAEHYIIPDRVEAGTFMVAAAITEGDVTIENAVPEHMTALISKMGEMGVDIQETAEGLRIRASRPLRSIDIKTMPHPGFPTDMQSQMMSLMLTATGNGILTETVFENRFMHVEEFRRMNAAVKIEGRSVIMEGPSKLQGAEVAATDLRAAAALILAGLAADGITRVNELYHLDRGYVNFHLKLAALGADIERVTTEQIDVKVEQLV, from the coding sequence GTGGATCAGATTATTGTAAAAGGCGGCCAAAAGTTAAAAGGAAAGGTACGGGTAGAAGGTGCTAAAAACGCAGTTCTCCCTGTATTGGCTGGAGCATTATTGGCTTCTAAAGGCTCAAGTGTAATTAAAGAAGTACCGAATTTAGCAGATGTATACACAATCCAAGAGGTCTTGAAAAGCTTGAACGTTTCCATTGAGTATTTCCCAGAAAAAAATGAAATGTTAATTGATTCTTCTGCAACGTTATCGAGCGAAGCACAATTTGAATATGTACGTAAAATGCGTGCCTCAATTTTGGTAATGGGACCAGTTCTTGCGCGTAATGGTTTTGCTCGTGTAGCGTTGCCAGGTGGCTGTGCAATTGGATCACGTCCCATCGATCAGCACTTAAAAGGTTTTGAAGCAATGGGTGCGAGCATTACATTTGGGAACGGATTTGTTGAAGCAAAAACAGTAGGTCGTTTACGTGGTGCGAAAATCTATTTGGATTTTCCGAGTGTAGGCGCAACTGAAAATATTATGATGGCTGCTGCTTTAGCAGAAGGCACAACACTTATCGAAAATGCTGCTAAAGAACCTGAAATTGTTGATTTAGCTAATTACATAAATGAGATGGGTGGTCGCGTTATTGGCGCGGGTACAGATACGATGCGCATCGAAGGGGTAGAAGAGATGCATGGTGCTGAACATTACATCATCCCAGATCGTGTTGAAGCAGGAACGTTTATGGTCGCAGCTGCAATTACAGAAGGCGATGTAACGATCGAAAACGCTGTGCCAGAACATATGACAGCATTGATTTCTAAAATGGGTGAAATGGGTGTTGATATTCAAGAAACAGCAGAGGGATTGCGTATCCGTGCAAGTCGTCCGCTCCGTTCAATCGATATCAAAACAATGCCACATCCAGGATTCCCAACAGATATGCAATCGCAGATGATGTCATTAATGCTAACTGCAACTGGCAATGGTATTTTGACGGAAACTGTTTTTGAAAATCGCTTTATGCATGTGGAAGAATTCCGTCGCATGAATGCTGCAGTTAAAATTGAAGGACGTTCGGTAATTATGGAAGGTCCCTCAAAGCTTCAAGGAGCTGAAGTTGCGGCTACAGATTTAAGAGCTGCGGCTGCATTGATTCTTGCGGGACTTGCTGCAGATGGAATTACACGAGTAAACGAACTTTATCATTTGGATCGCGGCTATGTTAACTTTCATTTAAAACTAGCAGCTTTAGGCGCAGACATTGAGCGTGTAACTACTGAACAGATTGATGTTAAAGTTGAGCAATTGGTCTAA
- a CDS encoding rod shape-determining protein, which produces MFSKDIGIDLGTANVLIYVKGKGIILNEPSVVAMDKKTNEIVAIGKEAHKMIGRTPKHIVSVRPLRDGVIHDFDVTEAMLKHFIHILKLKGFMSKPRILICCPTNVTSIEQNAIREVAEKAGAKKVYVEVEPKVAAIGAGLDIYRPNASMVIDIGGGTTDIAVLSMGDIVTSETIKIAGDRFDQQIMTYIKHHHKLLIGEKTAEKIKQEIGTAVSCTKAKEIEIRGRDLLTAFPKTLIITSPEIETALRDSIQSIVEAARMVLEKTPPELASDIVESGAILTGGGALVDGLDQLLAEKLEIPVSIAENPLECVVLGTGLMLEAKENIFRHRK; this is translated from the coding sequence ATGTTTTCTAAAGATATCGGAATCGATCTAGGGACTGCAAATGTATTAATATATGTTAAAGGCAAAGGAATCATTTTGAACGAACCTTCAGTAGTAGCCATGGATAAGAAAACAAATGAAATCGTGGCTATTGGAAAAGAAGCGCATAAAATGATTGGTAGAACGCCAAAACACATTGTGTCTGTCCGTCCATTGAGAGATGGAGTAATCCACGATTTTGATGTTACTGAAGCAATGCTGAAGCACTTTATTCATATTTTAAAGTTAAAGGGTTTTATGTCAAAGCCACGCATTCTAATATGTTGTCCGACGAATGTCACGAGTATTGAACAAAATGCAATCCGTGAAGTCGCAGAAAAAGCAGGTGCCAAAAAAGTGTACGTGGAAGTCGAACCAAAAGTAGCGGCAATTGGTGCCGGTCTTGATATCTATCGACCAAACGCCAGCATGGTCATTGATATTGGTGGTGGGACGACGGATATCGCAGTTTTATCCATGGGGGATATTGTCACAAGTGAAACCATTAAAATAGCCGGTGACCGCTTTGATCAGCAGATAATGACTTATATTAAACATCACCATAAGTTGTTGATTGGTGAAAAAACTGCCGAAAAGATTAAGCAGGAAATTGGGACAGCAGTATCGTGTACCAAAGCAAAAGAAATAGAAATACGTGGACGTGATCTGTTAACGGCTTTTCCAAAAACGTTGATCATTACTTCACCGGAAATCGAAACTGCTTTACGGGATTCGATTCAATCGATAGTTGAAGCAGCGCGAATGGTATTGGAGAAAACGCCACCTGAACTAGCGTCAGACATTGTGGAAAGTGGCGCAATTTTAACGGGTGGTGGCGCATTAGTGGACGGGCTGGATCAGTTATTAGCCGAAAAATTAGAAATCCCTGTTTCAATTGCCGAAAATCCATTGGAATGTGTTGTGTTGGGAACGGGTCTGATGCTGGAGGCAAAAGAAAATATTTTTCGTCACAGAAAATAA
- a CDS encoding DNA-directed RNA polymerase subunit beta, translated as MAELKKNFSLRKKTSKDAASTENPKKTWWVQIRLFPIWLRIIIVIALIALAVVLGVMIGFGVIGDGEPADALKWETWQHIVDIMSGK; from the coding sequence ATGGCTGAACTGAAGAAAAACTTTTCTCTTCGAAAAAAAACGTCTAAAGATGCAGCAAGTACAGAGAATCCGAAAAAGACGTGGTGGGTTCAAATACGGCTGTTTCCAATCTGGCTTCGTATTATCATTGTCATTGCATTGATTGCGTTAGCGGTTGTTTTAGGCGTCATGATTGGCTTTGGTGTCATTGGCGATGGTGAACCGGCTGATGCGCTGAAATGGGAAACTTGGCAGCATATAGTAGATATCATGAGTGGCAAATAA
- the fabZ gene encoding 3-hydroxyacyl-ACP dehydratase FabZ, which translates to MLTTEQIQAILPHRYPFLMVDRILEIEAGKKAVGLKNVSANEEFFNGHFPGYPVMPGVLIVEALAQVGAAAVLQLDANKGRLAFFTGIDNCRFKRQVVPGDQLRLEVVLTKLRGSMGKGHAIATVDGEIACECDILFALGPVASAE; encoded by the coding sequence TTGTTGACAACAGAACAAATTCAAGCAATTTTACCTCATCGCTACCCATTTTTGATGGTAGACCGCATTTTAGAAATTGAAGCTGGCAAGAAAGCTGTTGGCTTAAAAAACGTATCGGCAAACGAAGAGTTTTTTAATGGGCATTTTCCAGGGTACCCTGTTATGCCGGGTGTTTTAATTGTTGAAGCGCTCGCACAAGTTGGTGCAGCCGCTGTTCTACAATTAGATGCCAATAAAGGCCGTCTAGCATTTTTTACAGGCATCGACAACTGTCGATTTAAAAGACAAGTTGTGCCGGGTGATCAGTTGCGTTTAGAGGTAGTATTGACAAAATTGCGCGGTTCAATGGGCAAAGGTCATGCAATTGCTACAGTGGATGGGGAAATTGCGTGCGAATGCGATATTCTCTTTGCACTGGGACCAGTAGCTTCAGCAGAGTAA
- a CDS encoding YwpF family protein, whose translation MKTFKMLSLGIEKDDQVTDYPVNDGIIINQENSERSWILEMLIDLEHQDTFDQLKKTKETVAVQVVISYPGNEPAPFEVEVHDVKIMGDHVSVLMKGTLKRARRKYAETLLSELLEDGLEGQDLLERFEIDMRTRPGLRKDET comes from the coding sequence ATGAAAACATTTAAAATGCTGTCATTGGGTATTGAAAAAGATGACCAAGTGACGGATTATCCGGTAAATGACGGCATCATCATCAACCAAGAAAATAGTGAACGCTCGTGGATTCTTGAAATGCTGATTGATTTAGAACATCAAGATACGTTTGATCAGCTAAAAAAAACAAAAGAGACGGTCGCCGTCCAAGTTGTCATTTCTTATCCTGGAAACGAACCTGCCCCTTTTGAAGTAGAAGTTCATGATGTGAAAATCATGGGTGATCATGTTTCAGTCTTAATGAAAGGTACACTAAAACGAGCTCGTCGAAAATACGCAGAAACTTTGCTGTCAGAGTTGCTAGAAGATGGACTTGAAGGCCAAGACTTACTCGAACGCTTTGAAATCGATATGCGTACGCGGCCAGGGCTTCGTAAAGACGAAACTTAA